Sequence from the Candidatus Phytoplasma solani genome:
TAAAATCAACAAAACTAAATTCCGATCCGACGGCCAAACAATTGATTACATCGAAGAATTCAACCCCGAAACTGGTAATAAAATCAAAAAAACTGAATTCAAATTCGACGGCGTAGGAATTGATTGGATTGAAGAATTCAACCCCGAAACTGGTAATAAAATCAAAAAAACTGATTACCGATCCGACGGCCAAACAATTGATTACATCGAAGAATTCAACCCCGAAACTGGCAAAATTATCAAAGACATCTTTTACAACCCCGATGGCTCAATTAGATCTATTGAAGAATATGATGAAGATGATGACGACCACGAATGCAATTGTGAATATTGCGATCAATAATAATATCACACTTAAAAAAACTCAACAACCTACCAACAAAACCAAAAAATACAAAAAAACAAATAAACAAAGGAGAAAACCAAATATGACAAAAAAAGAATTAATTAAAAAAATAGCTTTAGCCAACAAAACCTCAATAACCCAAACCGAAGAATTTTACAACTCATTCGAGAATGCAATAATTAAAGCAATCACAAACAACGCGGAAGTTGTTTTATCCTCTAAAATCGGTAAATTCATCTTAAAATCAAGAAAAGCCCATATAGGACGAAACCCTCAAACAGGCAAAAAAATAAAAATACCAGCCAAAACAGTAGTAACTTTCAAACTTTCTAAACCCATCAAAGATGCAGTTAAAAAACTAGAATTAAATTAAAAAACAAAGGAGAATAATATGAAATTAAAAAACCCTTCATTACCTATTTTTGTAATCGCCATATACTCCGTATTAAGTGCATTTTTTCTTTTCAAAATAATTAATTATTTTGAATTAAGTGCAAAAGCTATATTCCACATTACAATATTTGCAATTTTGTTACAAAATATTTTATTTTTTATATTAATTTCAATAAACCCAAATCAAAGGACAACGAAAACCACCAAAAAACAATATATCAATAAATATGGACGTAAAAAAATTCATTATCAACATGATGGAAAAAAGATTGATTTTATATATGAATATGATCAAGACACTAGTGAACTAGTTAAAACAACTAAATTCCACCCCGACGGCGTAAGAATTGATTGGATTGCAGAACGCGACCCTCAAACTGGTAATCGAATCAAAGACACTTATTTTAAACCCGACGGCGTAGGAATTGAGTTGATCCTAGAATACGACCCTAAAACTGGTAATAAAATCAAAACAACTACATACCACCCCGACGGCGTAAGAATTCATTCTATAATTGAATACGACCCTCAAACTGGCATTAAAATCAAAGACTTCTCATTCCAAAAAGATGGCAAAACAATTTGGGACATCTACGAATTCGACCCCAAAACAGGAAAATTCCTAAAAACCCACACCCAATCAAGCAAACTTGTCAAAACCGAACAAAAAAATATAAATAACCAAATAAAAGGAGAATAAAAAATCATATGAGCGACGCCATGACTGAAATTGACCGCGGGACTTACTTCAAGGACCGCAGCAAATTAAAACCCAAAACTAAAAACAATAAATAATCAAAGGAGAATTAAAAAAATGCAAAAAGCAAAAGAATATCAAACAATTAATTACCGATCCGACGGAACAACTATTTATTATATAAGTGAATTTGACCCATCCACTGGCAAAAAAATTAAAAAAATATTTTACCGATCCGACGGAAAAACTATTGATTGTATAAATGAATCTGACCCAAACACTGGCAAAATAGTTAAAAAAACACATTTCAACCCCGATGGAACAACTGTTGATTATATAAGTGAATTTGATCCATCCACTGGCGAACTAGTTAAACAAACTTTTTACCACCCCGACGGAACAATTAGTGATATCATTAACTTTTAAACCCAACCAAACCCAAATATAGACCAAAAAAACCAAACCAAATAAAAGGAGAAATAAAATAAAATGAAAACAGACGAATTATTAAAAAATGAAGTATTTACCAAA
This genomic interval carries:
- a CDS encoding HU family DNA-binding protein, encoding MTKKELIKKIALANKTSITQTEEFYNSFENAIIKAITNNAEVVLSSKIGKFILKSRKAHIGRNPQTGKKIKIPAKTVVTFKLSKPIKDAVKKLELN
- a CDS encoding DUF2963 domain-containing protein; its protein translation is MKLKNPSLPIFVIAIYSVLSAFFLFKIINYFELSAKAIFHITIFAILLQNILFFILISINPNQRTTKTTKKQYINKYGRKKIHYQHDGKKIDFIYEYDQDTSELVKTTKFHPDGVRIDWIAERDPQTGNRIKDTYFKPDGVGIELILEYDPKTGNKIKTTTYHPDGVRIHSIIEYDPQTGIKIKDFSFQKDGKTIWDIYEFDPKTGKFLKTHTQSSKLVKTEQKNINNQIKGE
- a CDS encoding DUF2963 domain-containing protein, which encodes MQKAKEYQTINYRSDGTTIYYISEFDPSTGKKIKKIFYRSDGKTIDCINESDPNTGKIVKKTHFNPDGTTVDYISEFDPSTGELVKQTFYHPDGTISDIINF